In Psychrobacter sp. JCM 18902, a single window of DNA contains:
- a CDS encoding transaldolase — MSALQQLRTMTTIVADTGDLAAIARLKPIDATTNPSLITKALLHPDNQGMLSETMSRHNGNIDAVIDALTIQVGCDILELIQGRVSTEVDARLSYDTQATIDKALAFMEAYQKAGVNSDRVLIKMAATWQGIEAARYLETQNIHCNLTLLFGQHQAIACADAGVTLISPFVGRILDWQKRQQNRQNVPASDDMGVQSVKRIYQYYKQHNYNTQVMGASFRSTEQILALAGCDLLTIAPDLIDALAAMDTEVIQQLSPSMSLDVADMKRVSLTREEYSSAYQQDTVTQDLLPKGIDGFIGARDELAQMLAAMRH, encoded by the coding sequence ATGAGCGCATTACAACAGCTTCGTACCATGACCACCATTGTCGCTGATACTGGCGACCTTGCCGCCATTGCGCGCTTAAAACCTATCGATGCGACCACCAATCCAAGCCTCATTACCAAAGCACTCCTCCATCCTGACAACCAAGGCATGCTGTCAGAAACCATGAGTCGTCATAATGGCAATATAGATGCAGTGATTGACGCGCTGACCATTCAGGTTGGCTGTGATATTTTAGAGCTTATCCAAGGCCGCGTCTCTACCGAAGTGGATGCTCGTTTGTCTTATGACACTCAAGCGACGATTGATAAAGCCTTAGCATTTATGGAAGCTTACCAAAAAGCAGGGGTTAACTCAGATCGCGTATTAATTAAGATGGCCGCGACATGGCAAGGTATTGAGGCAGCACGCTATCTTGAAACCCAAAATATTCACTGCAATTTAACGTTGTTATTTGGACAGCATCAAGCAATTGCCTGTGCCGATGCAGGTGTGACATTGATATCGCCTTTCGTTGGTCGTATTTTAGACTGGCAAAAACGCCAACAAAATCGTCAAAACGTGCCCGCTTCTGATGATATGGGCGTTCAGTCTGTGAAGCGCATTTATCAATACTACAAGCAGCATAACTATAATACGCAAGTGATGGGCGCAAGCTTCCGCTCGACTGAACAGATATTGGCGCTAGCAGGGTGTGATCTATTGACCATCGCGCCTGACCTTATCGACGCGCTGGCAGCGATGGATACTGAGGTGATACAGCAACTGTCACCTAGCATGTCATTAGATGTAGCCGACATGAAACGCGTGAGTCTAACGCGAGAGGAATATAGTAGCGCCTATCAGCAAGACACGGTTACACAAGATTTATTACCAAAAGGTATCGATGGCTTTATTGGTGCTCGTGATGAGCTTGCTCAGATGTTAGCAGCGATGCGTCATTGA
- a CDS encoding adenine phosphoribosyltransferase: MSINAAATSKNVENESSNKLNTDHPFWQVIRTVPDFPKVGIDFYDITPLLRSHINEVIDALLAALPEGVMDEVDCLGAVEARGFVFASLLAGRLGKGMILLRKPGKLPPPVANKAYALEYGKDTLEMQNNLPPERVLLVDDILATGGTLTTAYELCKSADHTVVGALVLLDLVDLHGEFPVPVYTVLKA; the protein is encoded by the coding sequence ATGAGCATTAATGCTGCCGCTACATCTAAAAATGTCGAAAATGAGTCGTCTAATAAGCTCAATACGGATCATCCCTTTTGGCAAGTGATTCGCACAGTACCAGACTTCCCGAAAGTCGGTATTGATTTTTATGATATTACGCCGTTACTGCGCAGTCATATTAATGAGGTGATAGATGCATTGCTCGCTGCACTGCCTGAAGGCGTGATGGATGAGGTAGATTGTCTAGGTGCAGTCGAGGCGCGTGGTTTTGTCTTTGCAAGTTTGCTTGCAGGTCGATTGGGCAAAGGGATGATTTTGCTACGTAAACCCGGTAAACTACCACCGCCCGTTGCCAATAAAGCGTATGCTCTAGAATATGGTAAAGACACGCTTGAGATGCAAAACAATCTACCGCCTGAGCGCGTGCTATTGGTCGATGATATTTTAGCCACAGGCGGTACTTTAACCACCGCTTATGAGCTGTGTAAATCGGCAGATCATACCGTGGTGGGGGCGTTAGTATTGCTAGATTTGGTTGATTTGCATGGCGAATTTCCAGTGCCTGTGTATACGGTTTTAAAGGCTTAA
- a CDS encoding rubredoxin, whose product MKRYECIVCGWIYDEALGCPEEGIAPGTKWDDIPDDWTCPECGVGKLDFEMLEL is encoded by the coding sequence ATGAAACGTTATGAATGTATCGTCTGCGGCTGGATATATGATGAAGCACTCGGCTGTCCCGAAGAAGGGATTGCGCCAGGCACTAAATGGGATGACATCCCTGATGATTGGACCTGCCCAGAGTGCGGTGTGGGCAAGCTTGATTTTGAGATGCTTGAGCTGTAA
- a CDS encoding alpha/beta fold hydrolase: MTTSNDIKPSATLQEALGGYPTPEWQKFGAHQWRDSDLSKHLYQSMIDIGDGIELCVEAGGNPNNPPLLMIMGLGSQMIFWPDNFIKRLIDAGFFVIRFDNRDIGLSSKVQIDGLPRISQLKMMMRLQTGLSNKGTQVAYNLTDMAEDTVRLIKALQLGKTHLIGASMGGMIAQIVAARYPSLVQRMALMFTTTNRAFLKPPKPKQLYTLINRPESHSERDIVRHSVWFMKTVGTPGHVNVRMVREIAKLRYQRNFHPLGTVQQLNAILASGSISRFSKQVKAPTIVLHGSADGLLPASQGRVVAKTIPNAKFHLIEGMAHDIPEYYQPYMVDLISNHLLDE; encoded by the coding sequence ATGACAACATCGAATGACATCAAACCATCGGCAACCCTACAAGAAGCCTTAGGTGGCTACCCTACTCCTGAGTGGCAAAAGTTTGGCGCGCACCAATGGCGAGACTCTGACCTTAGCAAGCATCTGTATCAATCAATGATTGATATCGGCGATGGCATTGAGCTGTGTGTTGAGGCAGGTGGCAATCCTAATAATCCACCACTGCTCATGATTATGGGACTTGGCTCACAAATGATATTTTGGCCAGATAATTTTATCAAGCGCCTTATTGATGCCGGGTTTTTTGTCATTCGTTTTGATAATCGTGATATTGGTCTGTCTTCTAAAGTGCAGATTGATGGACTACCACGTATCAGTCAGCTAAAAATGATGATGCGCCTGCAAACCGGGTTGTCCAATAAAGGTACGCAAGTTGCTTATAATTTAACGGATATGGCAGAAGATACTGTTCGTTTGATTAAAGCATTGCAGTTGGGCAAAACCCATCTGATTGGGGCTTCGATGGGCGGCATGATTGCGCAAATCGTAGCGGCACGTTATCCAAGTTTAGTACAGCGTATGGCATTGATGTTTACCACGACCAACCGTGCATTTTTAAAACCACCAAAACCTAAGCAGCTATATACCCTAATCAATCGTCCTGAAAGTCATTCTGAGCGCGATATCGTGCGCCATAGCGTGTGGTTTATGAAGACAGTCGGTACGCCTGGCCATGTCAACGTACGTATGGTGCGTGAAATTGCCAAATTGCGTTATCAGCGCAATTTTCATCCGCTCGGCACTGTACAACAGCTCAATGCTATCTTGGCATCAGGCTCTATTAGCCGGTTTAGCAAGCAAGTCAAAGCACCGACTATCGTACTGCATGGTAGCGCAGATGGACTACTGCCCGCCTCACAAGGTCGCGTGGTTGCCAAGACCATTCCGAATGCCAAGTTTCATTTAATCGAAGGCATGGCGCATGATATTCCTGAATACTATCAACCTTATATGGTGGATTTAATCAGCAATCATTTATTAGACGAATAG
- a CDS encoding WG repeat-containing protein, whose translation MLRRSLSLQQRPLISGFAIAIFAITLFMAPSVQAASCKIPKSYYKNVACTANSGYFLATKDFGAPVALINSKGKSVVDLSRYQKVDASKISAGLLPVLRNGHVGYLNMQGREVVPAMYDVLKEGQGWARPVSNGRIVVKQDGKYGVITTSNKTIVPFSSAISDIDDYQNGVARVRKNQAISWIDENGKTTSDPNASNNEQSTTPRAPASANGNASSSNQTLPNRFTMLQPRQQDGKWGFIDDNNVTMITYSFDEVRPFAEGLAGVRIDENWGFVNLGGELVIPFRFANSGVSAGDFYQGKPAFTFTGGKAWIGNLKNGNKMCIDKEGTGVGCD comes from the coding sequence ATGTTGCGACGTTCATTATCCCTACAACAACGACCATTGATATCTGGTTTTGCTATCGCCATCTTTGCTATTACGTTATTTATGGCGCCAAGCGTACAAGCGGCCAGTTGCAAAATTCCAAAAAGTTATTATAAAAACGTGGCTTGTACGGCAAATAGCGGCTATTTTTTGGCGACAAAAGATTTCGGCGCGCCAGTTGCTCTGATTAATAGTAAGGGCAAAAGCGTCGTTGATTTATCACGTTATCAAAAAGTCGATGCCAGTAAGATATCGGCAGGTTTACTTCCTGTACTGCGCAATGGTCATGTCGGTTATCTTAATATGCAAGGTCGTGAAGTAGTACCTGCGATGTATGATGTGCTTAAAGAAGGACAGGGTTGGGCGCGTCCCGTCTCTAACGGGCGTATCGTGGTAAAGCAGGATGGTAAATATGGGGTCATTACTACTAGTAATAAAACCATCGTGCCATTTTCGTCCGCGATTAGTGACATTGATGATTATCAAAATGGTGTCGCCCGTGTACGTAAAAATCAAGCGATCAGTTGGATTGATGAAAACGGCAAAACGACCAGTGACCCAAATGCTAGTAACAACGAGCAATCCACGACGCCACGAGCACCTGCCAGCGCTAATGGCAATGCATCCTCATCCAACCAGACACTTCCCAATCGCTTTACGATGCTACAACCGCGTCAGCAAGATGGCAAATGGGGATTTATCGATGATAATAATGTGACCATGATTACCTATTCTTTTGACGAGGTGCGTCCCTTTGCCGAAGGCTTGGCTGGCGTGCGCATCGATGAAAACTGGGGCTTTGTTAATCTTGGTGGCGAGTTGGTGATTCCTTTTCGCTTTGCCAATAGCGGTGTGTCGGCTGGTGATTTTTATCAAGGCAAACCCGCCTTTACCTTTACTGGTGGTAAAGCGTGGATTGGCAATCTAAAAAACGGCAATAAAATGTGTATCGATAAAGAGGGCACAGGAGTAGGCTGTGATTAA
- a CDS encoding DMT family transporter, which produces MAIASSRSASTGLVIGCIIFGLGSLIVAHVDIGGWAMAFWRLAISGVVFAVLAKIMGQRLPRSRRAIFYGLLSGVFLGLDLALWHESIYAVGPGISTLLNSLQIFFLAAIGFLYFNERQSILQLISLFLAMFGVAMIGSPEFAHNSAATWGFITGIVSGAMLAASMTFIRKTHDTEPTPIFMLMQLISIGGVLAMIVPMFVFDMGHILPNTWSEIGWVLIYGTVMQCLAWGLIAYSIPKLSLALTGLLLLSEPIAALVIDYSWLDKPINSLQWSGALLTMFAIYLGSLKPKPRALRRYRFFSKFYKRDYK; this is translated from the coding sequence ATGGCGATTGCTTCTTCACGCTCTGCCTCTACTGGTTTGGTCATTGGTTGTATTATCTTTGGTCTGGGTAGTTTGATTGTCGCTCACGTTGATATTGGCGGTTGGGCAATGGCATTTTGGCGCTTGGCTATTTCAGGTGTCGTATTCGCTGTATTGGCCAAAATCATGGGACAGCGTCTACCCCGCTCAAGGCGCGCTATTTTTTATGGTTTATTATCAGGTGTCTTTTTAGGCTTAGATCTGGCGCTCTGGCACGAGAGTATTTATGCGGTCGGCCCTGGTATCTCAACGTTATTGAATAGCCTACAGATTTTCTTTTTAGCCGCCATTGGGTTCTTATATTTTAACGAACGCCAATCTATATTGCAGCTCATCAGTTTGTTTTTAGCCATGTTTGGTGTGGCCATGATAGGCAGTCCTGAGTTTGCGCATAACAGTGCCGCCACTTGGGGGTTCATCACTGGTATCGTCTCAGGGGCAATGCTAGCGGCATCGATGACCTTTATCCGTAAGACCCATGATACTGAACCCACACCCATATTTATGCTGATGCAGCTGATTAGTATCGGTGGTGTATTGGCGATGATTGTTCCCATGTTTGTGTTTGATATGGGTCATATTTTGCCAAACACTTGGTCTGAGATTGGCTGGGTGCTCATCTACGGTACGGTGATGCAATGCTTGGCGTGGGGACTAATTGCCTATTCCATTCCTAAGCTGTCTTTAGCGTTAACTGGATTATTATTATTATCAGAACCCATTGCCGCATTGGTCATTGATTATAGCTGGCTGGACAAACCGATTAATAGCTTACAGTGGAGCGGTGCTCTGTTGACCATGTTTGCAATCTATTTGGGTTCACTGAAACCTAAGCCGCGCGCCCTACGACGTTATCGGTTTTTCTCAAAATTTTATAAGCGAGACTACAAGTAG
- a CDS encoding solute carrier family 23 protein, whose product MPSQKDPSSPLENSAQAPSAEPGLEAAAISPPYNPDFENGRWFPIWRPYQGDLDRDPVGINEYLPPSKSVLLGVQHTFAMFGATVLAPLLMGFDPNLAILMSGICTVMFFLITGGRMPSYLGSSFAFIGPVIAVTAYAGAGFNGNLNVALGGIMACGIIYALIGLLVMKTGTGWIERLMPPIVTGAIVMIIGLNLAPVTIQGVSANQFDAWMATLTVLLISGVAVFTRGMLRRLLLLVGLILSYFAYFIMTNVMGFGTAIDFSGVAAASWFGLPSIHTPRFEMSAIILIAPVAFILVAENLGHFKAVEGMTKARVTPYMGRAFFADGLATTFSAGFGGTGVTTYAENIGVMAVTKVYSTTIFVVAGVVAILLGLSPKFGAIIQTIPAALLGGASIVVFGLIAIAGVKIWIDSRIDFSKNSNLIIAAVTVIMGTGNFSLHLGSFDLGGIGTATLAAIVLNALFNQGSEAKAAHQSLAK is encoded by the coding sequence ATGCCATCTCAAAAAGACCCTTCCTCGCCTTTAGAAAACAGCGCTCAAGCACCATCTGCTGAACCTGGATTAGAGGCTGCGGCGATCAGTCCTCCGTACAATCCAGACTTTGAAAATGGACGCTGGTTTCCGATATGGCGTCCTTATCAAGGCGATTTAGATCGTGATCCGGTTGGTATCAATGAATATTTGCCACCGTCAAAAAGCGTGCTATTAGGTGTACAGCATACTTTTGCGATGTTTGGTGCGACTGTGCTTGCGCCGCTGTTAATGGGCTTTGATCCTAACTTAGCCATTTTGATGTCAGGTATCTGTACGGTGATGTTCTTTCTGATCACTGGTGGGCGCATGCCGAGCTATTTGGGCTCAAGTTTTGCTTTCATTGGTCCTGTTATCGCTGTGACAGCCTATGCAGGCGCAGGGTTCAATGGTAACTTGAATGTCGCTTTGGGCGGCATCATGGCTTGCGGTATTATTTATGCGTTAATCGGGCTGCTGGTGATGAAAACGGGTACTGGCTGGATTGAGCGTTTAATGCCGCCTATCGTTACTGGTGCTATCGTGATGATTATCGGTCTCAACTTAGCGCCAGTGACCATTCAAGGGGTGTCTGCAAATCAGTTCGATGCTTGGATGGCTACGTTGACCGTATTACTCATCAGTGGTGTGGCTGTCTTTACACGTGGTATGCTGCGTCGTCTGTTATTACTGGTTGGTTTAATATTATCCTATTTTGCCTATTTTATCATGACCAACGTCATGGGTTTTGGTACGGCGATTGACTTTAGTGGTGTGGCAGCTGCTTCGTGGTTTGGCTTGCCTAGTATCCATACGCCTCGCTTTGAGATGAGTGCTATTATTCTGATTGCGCCTGTGGCCTTTATTTTGGTGGCTGAAAACTTAGGGCATTTTAAGGCTGTCGAAGGTATGACCAAAGCTCGTGTAACGCCTTATATGGGTCGAGCATTTTTTGCTGATGGTTTGGCAACCACCTTTTCAGCAGGATTTGGCGGTACTGGTGTGACGACTTATGCTGAAAACATCGGTGTGATGGCGGTGACTAAGGTATATAGCACAACAATATTTGTCGTGGCAGGTGTGGTAGCTATTTTATTGGGGCTATCACCAAAATTTGGTGCCATCATTCAGACGATACCAGCCGCTTTATTGGGCGGTGCGTCCATTGTGGTGTTCGGTTTGATTGCTATTGCAGGGGTCAAAATTTGGATAGACAGTCGTATCGACTTTAGTAAAAACAGTAACCTAATTATCGCGGCTGTGACTGTTATTATGGGTACCGGTAACTTTAGTTTGCATTTAGGCAGCTTTGATTTGGGCGGTATCGGTACGGCAACTTTGGCAGCGATTGTCTTAAATGCGTTATTTAACCAAGGATCTGAAGCGAAAGCCGCTCATCAATCATTGGCCAAATAA
- a CDS encoding L-serine ammonia-lyase, producing MISVFDLFKIGIGPSSSHTVGPMVAANLFLGSLTKQTELTAITGVEIELYGSLAATGKGHATDTAILLGLLGHAPSTIDTRLTSQYLSPIFSDKQLNIAGTHVIAFETERDIHWYDETVLPYHPNALTIRALLTDGSHYQQTYYSVGGGFVINEEDATNPDEDNATPTIDAIPYPFNSAAELLEQCRQHHLSVSELVLANECHYRNQSEVFAYLDSIWESMQDCVTRGCQNSGILPGGLDVKRRAQALHLQLCAEKNQPITKNDKLAAMDWIDLYALAVNEENANGGNVVTAPTNGAAGIIPAVMHYYRDFLSSYSQDGARKFLLNATAIGSLIKQNASISGAEVGCQGEVGSACAMAASALAEILGGDPAKCLNAAEIGIEHNLGLTCDPVGGLVQVPCIERNAMGAVKAVNAARLACRGNGQHFVSLDKVIETMKVTGADMLDKYKETSRGGLAVYADNRIPTATHGVSVKYSQC from the coding sequence ATGATTAGTGTTTTTGATTTGTTTAAAATTGGTATTGGCCCATCAAGCTCACACACGGTAGGACCCATGGTCGCCGCCAATCTTTTTTTGGGCTCATTAACCAAGCAAACAGAGCTGACGGCTATTACAGGTGTTGAAATTGAGCTTTATGGCTCTTTGGCAGCCACAGGCAAAGGGCATGCAACCGATACTGCTATATTGTTAGGGCTGCTTGGGCATGCTCCTAGTACGATCGATACCCGTTTGACCAGTCAATATTTGTCACCGATTTTTTCAGACAAACAGCTCAATATAGCAGGCACGCATGTTATTGCCTTTGAGACAGAGCGCGATATTCATTGGTATGACGAAACCGTTTTGCCCTACCATCCTAATGCCTTGACTATCCGTGCACTATTGACCGACGGCAGTCATTATCAACAAACCTATTATTCGGTAGGTGGCGGCTTTGTTATCAATGAAGAAGATGCCACCAATCCGGATGAAGATAACGCCACGCCGACCATTGACGCCATTCCGTACCCCTTTAATAGCGCCGCAGAATTGCTGGAGCAATGTCGTCAACACCACTTAAGCGTGAGTGAATTGGTATTGGCGAATGAATGTCATTACCGCAATCAATCAGAAGTTTTTGCTTACTTAGACTCTATTTGGGAGTCAATGCAGGACTGCGTGACGCGAGGCTGTCAAAACAGTGGCATATTGCCTGGTGGCTTGGATGTAAAGCGCCGTGCCCAAGCATTACATCTACAATTGTGCGCCGAGAAAAACCAACCCATTACCAAAAATGACAAACTCGCTGCCATGGACTGGATTGATTTATATGCCTTGGCGGTCAATGAAGAAAATGCCAATGGCGGAAATGTCGTCACTGCCCCCACCAACGGTGCAGCAGGTATTATTCCTGCGGTCATGCATTACTATCGCGACTTTTTATCAAGCTATAGCCAAGATGGTGCACGCAAGTTTTTGTTAAATGCGACTGCTATTGGCAGCTTAATCAAACAAAATGCCTCCATCTCTGGCGCTGAAGTTGGTTGCCAAGGTGAAGTTGGTTCTGCTTGTGCCATGGCAGCTTCTGCATTGGCAGAAATCTTAGGCGGTGATCCAGCTAAATGCCTTAATGCGGCTGAGATTGGTATTGAGCATAACTTAGGTCTGACATGCGACCCTGTAGGCGGTCTAGTGCAAGTGCCTTGTATCGAGCGCAATGCCATGGGCGCTGTCAAAGCTGTCAATGCGGCGCGACTTGCTTGCCGTGGTAATGGACAGCACTTTGTCTCTTTAGATAAAGTGATTGAAACCATGAAAGTCACTGGTGCGGATATGCTAGATAAATACAAAGAAACCTCACGAGGCGGTCTTGCCGTTTATGCAGACAATCGCATCCCTACTGCCACTCATGGCGTCAGTGTAAAATATAGTCAGTGCTAA
- a CDS encoding DUF4377 domain-containing protein: MKKLVLAAVMTAFALSGCSTMGMDNERTMVVDGQPMNVKVVNIPSFEIEVAPLKAVCELSTAEGTKVEAECLQYRQTYQKNYTPLNGNIQGFTYEPNYRYILDVRQEVMMDENTNMTKPVWILNEVVSKTAE, encoded by the coding sequence ATGAAAAAATTAGTACTTGCAGCAGTAATGACCGCCTTTGCCCTGTCAGGTTGTTCTACCATGGGTATGGATAACGAACGTACCATGGTTGTCGATGGGCAACCTATGAATGTTAAAGTGGTTAACATTCCAAGTTTTGAGATAGAAGTAGCACCACTGAAAGCCGTCTGTGAGCTGTCAACAGCTGAGGGTACTAAAGTTGAAGCAGAATGCTTACAGTATCGCCAGACTTATCAGAAAAACTACACACCTTTAAACGGCAATATTCAGGGCTTCACTTATGAGCCAAACTATCGTTATATTCTAGATGTTCGCCAAGAAGTCATGATGGATGAAAATACTAACATGACTAAGCCAGTTTGGATTCTAAACGAAGTGGTTTCAAAAACAGCTGAGTAA
- the argJ gene encoding bifunctional glutamate N-acetyltransferase/amino-acid acetyltransferase ArgJ has translation MAVGNVAVPDIIYPIEGIKLSATAAGVRYKDRDDLVVIEIADTATTAVVTTKNTFCAAPVRVLRENFAKMSPRYLVTNTGNANAGTGADGKRRAVDICAALASKAGVDSNAILPFSTGVIGEPLNSDAVIAGLDNALANLGADNWLAAANGIRTTDTIPKLASQKIDVAGVSYHVTGMSKGSGMIRPNMATMLGYVATDANIAADLLQEMLSAINEQSFNRITVDGDTSTNDCCVLIATGAASSDIIDSPEHPHYQAIFSALTEVFVRLAQLIVRDGEGATKFMTVNVTGGKTTQECCDVAYAVAHSPLVKTAFFASDANWGRILAAVGYAGIEDLDTEQVDVYLDEAMICQNGGVAPSYTEAAGKTVMSRPEITIHIDLARGDASDTVYTCDLSYDYVKINADYRS, from the coding sequence ATGGCAGTCGGAAATGTTGCAGTACCTGATATTATTTATCCTATCGAAGGAATCAAGCTAAGCGCCACTGCCGCAGGCGTACGCTATAAAGACCGAGATGATTTAGTAGTGATTGAGATCGCTGATACCGCGACCACTGCGGTTGTGACCACAAAAAACACCTTTTGTGCTGCGCCTGTACGGGTGTTGCGTGAGAATTTTGCCAAGATGAGTCCGCGTTATTTGGTCACTAACACAGGTAATGCTAATGCTGGGACGGGTGCTGATGGCAAACGTCGAGCCGTTGATATCTGTGCCGCTCTGGCGAGTAAGGCTGGCGTGGATAGTAATGCAATATTGCCATTCTCAACCGGTGTCATTGGCGAGCCATTAAATAGCGATGCGGTCATCGCGGGCTTAGATAATGCACTTGCCAATCTGGGGGCTGATAATTGGCTTGCCGCGGCGAATGGTATTCGCACCACAGATACGATTCCGAAGCTTGCTAGCCAAAAAATCGACGTGGCGGGTGTCAGCTATCATGTGACAGGTATGTCGAAAGGCTCAGGCATGATACGCCCTAATATGGCAACCATGCTGGGTTATGTGGCAACTGACGCCAATATCGCTGCTGACCTATTACAAGAAATGCTAAGTGCCATCAATGAACAATCTTTTAACCGCATCACTGTCGATGGCGACACTTCAACCAATGATTGTTGTGTGTTGATCGCCACGGGTGCTGCCAGCTCAGATATCATTGATAGTCCAGAACATCCGCATTATCAGGCTATATTTTCGGCTTTGACCGAGGTGTTTGTTCGTCTGGCGCAATTAATCGTACGTGATGGCGAGGGTGCTACCAAGTTTATGACCGTCAACGTCACTGGTGGCAAGACCACGCAAGAGTGCTGCGATGTGGCATATGCGGTCGCGCATTCACCGTTGGTCAAAACCGCGTTCTTCGCTAGCGATGCCAATTGGGGTCGTATCTTAGCGGCGGTTGGTTATGCTGGTATCGAAGACTTGGATACGGAACAAGTGGATGTTTATCTAGATGAAGCCATGATTTGCCAGAATGGTGGTGTCGCCCCTAGTTATACGGAAGCGGCAGGTAAGACCGTCATGAGTCGCCCTGAGATTACCATTCATATCGATCTTGCTCGCGGCGATGCCAGTGACACCGTTTATACTTGTGATTTGTCCTATGACTACGTCAAAATTAATGCGGATTATCGCAGCTAA
- the xthA gene encoding exodeoxyribonuclease III, with product MTRFVSFNINGIRARQHQLEAVREVIDPDVMGLQETKVHDEQFPLENIESLGYHVEYFGQKAHYGVALLSKVAPIFVQKGFPGEDVEAQKRFIHARYEFEGREIDVLNGYFPQGESQDHPTKFPMKRAYYADLMAYIDTLKAEGRSLIIMGDMNIAPEDTDIGIGDVNAKRWLKNRKTSFLPEEREWYAALMSRELTDTYRLHYPESTELYSWFDYRSRGFNDEPKRGLRIDHILCSSDLVEACVDAGISYELRAMEKPSDHAPIWSAFDLKKR from the coding sequence ATGACCCGTTTTGTCAGTTTTAATATCAATGGTATTCGCGCTCGTCAACATCAGCTTGAGGCCGTGCGAGAAGTGATCGATCCTGATGTGATGGGTCTACAGGAAACCAAAGTACATGATGAGCAATTCCCCCTAGAAAACATAGAGAGTCTGGGCTATCACGTAGAGTACTTTGGTCAAAAAGCCCATTATGGTGTGGCATTACTATCCAAGGTTGCACCTATATTTGTGCAAAAGGGTTTTCCTGGTGAAGATGTCGAGGCACAGAAGCGTTTTATTCATGCACGATATGAGTTTGAGGGTCGTGAAATTGATGTGCTCAATGGTTATTTTCCACAAGGCGAAAGCCAAGACCATCCGACCAAATTCCCGATGAAGCGGGCTTATTATGCAGATTTAATGGCGTATATCGATACCTTAAAAGCAGAAGGTCGCTCGCTCATAATCATGGGTGATATGAATATTGCCCCAGAAGATACTGATATTGGCATCGGCGACGTCAATGCTAAGCGCTGGTTGAAAAATAGAAAGACCTCATTTTTACCAGAAGAACGTGAGTGGTATGCGGCGCTGATGTCACGCGAGCTGACAGATACCTATCGCTTACATTATCCAGAAAGCACAGAGCTATATAGCTGGTTTGATTATCGCAGTCGTGGGTTCAATGATGAGCCGAAACGTGGCTTGCGTATCGATCATATTTTGTGCAGCTCGGATCTTGTTGAGGCCTGTGTTGATGCTGGGATTAGTTATGAGCTACGGGCGATGGAAAAACCGTCTGATCATGCGCCAATTTGGTCGGCATTTGATTTAAAAAAACGGTAA
- a CDS encoding acyl-CoA thioesterase, translating into MIKNNSKNTNTVASVDGKYTPLFTKNYNVYINHTDAGGIVYHANHLVFFENCRRDWFGELNLNGYFLQTDDGEIQHFVVSQADLQYQRAILLDEVISVRIDKVELKPASIIFYQSIHRHSPDSLSSDYANSNANASSLLSSGKIVIACVQNQVKTKPLSNSKADTAVASATPMRPIRVPKHLRDAIEQAIHEQLNA; encoded by the coding sequence ATGATAAAAAATAACAGCAAAAATACAAATACAGTGGCAAGTGTAGACGGCAAATATACGCCATTGTTTACCAAAAATTATAATGTCTATATTAACCATACTGATGCAGGCGGTATAGTCTACCATGCCAATCATTTGGTGTTTTTTGAAAACTGCCGCCGTGATTGGTTTGGGGAACTGAATTTAAATGGGTATTTTTTGCAGACTGACGATGGAGAAATCCAACATTTTGTCGTCAGTCAAGCAGACTTGCAATACCAAAGAGCTATTTTGTTAGATGAAGTCATCAGTGTGCGCATCGATAAAGTCGAGTTAAAACCTGCCAGCATTATCTTTTACCAGAGCATTCATCGTCACAGCCCAGACAGCCTTTCTTCTGATTATGCTAATAGCAATGCTAATGCTAGCAGCTTATTAAGTAGTGGCAAAATCGTCATTGCTTGTGTGCAAAACCAAGTCAAAACCAAACCGCTATCCAATAGTAAGGCAGATACTGCGGTTGCTAGTGCCACGCCCATGCGCCCTATTCGTGTTCCAAAGCATTTACGCGATGCCATTGAGCAAGCGATCCACGAGCAGCTGAATGCTTAG